A genomic segment from Micropterus dolomieu isolate WLL.071019.BEF.003 ecotype Adirondacks linkage group LG03, ASM2129224v1, whole genome shotgun sequence encodes:
- the LOC123968636 gene encoding mucin-1-like codes for MTSHTTTPHGSTATSLPSDHTTTPHGSTATSLPSDHTTTPHGSTRLPSDHTTTPHGSTRLPSDHTTTPHGSTATSLPSDHTTTPHGSTATRLSPQKLEELLGHIAEVEARDNRGLDQKLGGVLMSSNTTPVAVMTSHTTTPHGSTSLPSDHTTTPHGSTSLPSDHTTTPHGSTSLDHTTTPHGSTSLPSDHTTTPHGSTRLPSDHTTTPHGSTATSLSSDHTTTPHGSTSLSSDHTTTPHGSTATSLSSDHTTTPHGSTATSLSSDHTTTPHGSTATSRPSDHTVTHGSTSTTTRSSPVSVSPNNPITSESTSSPPAPPPTSASDGVPGWGIALLVLAALLLLLMILLLIGLLVWCCCFRGHNNSFSPYDLRDDIPLYTTHGRFEGPNGRQFGHITRLETYHTTTPHGSTSLPSDHTTTPHGSTSLPSDHTTTPHGSTRLPSDHTTTPHGSTRLPSDHTTTPHGSTSLPSDHTTTPHGSTSLPSDHTTTPHGSTATSLPSDHTTTPHGSTSLPSDHTVTHGSTSTTTRSSPVSVSPNNPITSESTSSPPAPPPTSASDGVPGWGIALLVLAALLLLLMILLLIGVLVWCCCFRGHNNSFSPYDLRDDIPLYTTHGRFEGPNGRQFDLWQQSSNKP; via the exons ATGACCAGTCACACGACGACACCACACGGCTCCACCGCCACCAGTCTGCCCAGTGACCACACGACGACACCACACGGCTCCACCGCCACCAGTCTGCCCAGTGACCACACGACGACACCACACGGCTCCACCAGACTGCCCAGTGACCACACGACGACACCACACGGCTCCACCAGACTGCCCAGTGACCACACGACGACACCACACGGCTCCACCGCCACCAGTCTGCCCAGTGACCACACGACGACACCACACGGCTCCACCGCCACCA ggctTTCACCGCAGAAGCTGGAAGAGCTGCTAGGTCACATTGCAGAAGtggaggcgagagataaccgtGGCCTGGACCAGAAGCTGGGCGGCGTGCTGA TGTCCTCCAACACGACTCCTGTAGCCGTTATGACCAGTCACACGACGACACCACACGGCTCCACCAGTCTGCCCAGTGACCACACGACTACACCACACGGCTCCACCAGTCTGCCCAGTGACCACACGACTACACCACACGGCTCCACCAGTCT TGACCACACGACGACACCACACGGCTCCACCAGTCTGCCCAGTGACCACACGACGACACCACACGGCTCCACCAGACTGCCCAGTGACCACACGACGACACCACACGGCTCCACCGCCACCAGTCTGTCCAGTGACCACACGACGACACCACACGGCTCCACCAGTCTGTCCAGTGACCACACGACGACACCACACGGCTCCACCGCCACCAGTCTGTCCAGTGACCACACGACGACACCACACGGCTCCACCGCCACCAGTCTGTCCAGTGACCACACGACGACACCACATGGCTCCACCGCCACCAGTCGTCCCAGTGACCACACAGTAACGCATGGATCCACCAGCACAACAACCCGCAGCTCACCTGTTTCTGTTTCCCCAAATAATCCAATCACATCGGAGAGTACGAGCTCACCGCCGGCCCCGCCACCAACCTCGGCCAGCGACGGTGTTCCTGGGTGGGGAATCGCTCTGCTGGTGCTTGCTgctctgcttctgctgctgatgATCCTGTTGCTGATCGGACTG CTGGTGTGGTGCTGCTGCTTCAGGGGGCACAACAACAGCTTCAGTCCCTACGACCTCAGAGACGACATCCCTCTGTACACCACACATGGCCGCTTCGAAGGACCCAATGGGAGACAATTC GGACACATCACAAGGCTAGAGACCTA TCACACGACGACACCACACGGCTCCACCAGTCTGCCCAGTGACCACACGACTACACCACACGGCTCCACCAGTCTGCCCAGTGACCACACGACGACACCACACGGCTCCACCAGACTGCCCAGTGACCACACAACTACACCACACGGCTCCACCAGACTGCCCAGTGACCACACAACTACACCACACGGCTCCACCAGTCTGCCCAGTGACCACACGACGACACCACACGGCTCCACCAGTCTGCCCAGTGACCACACGACGACACCACACGGCTCCACCGCCACCAGTCTGCCCAGTGACCACACGACGACACCACACGGCTCCACCAGTCTGCCCAGTGACCACACAGTAACACATGGATCCACCAGCACAACAACCCGCAGCTCACCTGTTTCTGTTTCCCCAAATAATCCAATCACATCGGAGAGTACGAGCTCGCCGCCGGCCCCGCCACCAACCTCGGCCAGCGACGGTGTTCCTGGGTGGGGAATCGCTCTGCTGGTGCTTGCTgctctgcttctgctgctgatgATCCTGTTGCTGATCGGAGTG CTGGTGTGGTGCTGCTGCTTCAGGGGGCACAACAACAGCTTCAGTCCCTACGACCTCAGAGACGACATCCCTCTGTACACCACACATGGCCGCTTCGAAGGACCCAATGGGAGACAATTC GACCTGTGGCAGCAAAGCAGCAACAAACCATGa